The genomic interval GCTCACCGCTAAGGAGGAAATCTGTCCGGACTATTTCGTTTTTTTTGCCTCATAACTTAACAGTGTTAAATAACCTATTTACGTTAAAAAAGCATTATCCTAATATTAATAAATAATACATTTTACCTCTAACACACAACAAGTTAAACAACAGATTAACGTTATGAAAATTTCAATTTTACTTCTCGCCGTTTTATTCATTGGCTGTTCCAGCGATAAAGTTCAGGTAGCTGCTCCTGTAATACAATCCCTTCCGGTTATTGCGTTACACAATAGTTCAGAAACCACTTTTACCGAATATCCAGCTTCCATTCAGGGAGCCGTTGATTTGGAAATACGCCCACAGGTATCGGGTTCATTAGATAAGATCTATGTGAACGAAGGCGCTCTTGTTCAAAAAGGACAACCACTTTTTAAAATTAATGAACTTCCATTCAAAGAAGCAGTAAACAACGCTAAAGCTTTATTACATGCAGCGCAGGCAGCAGTAACCAATGCACAGCTTGAAGTAGATAAACTTACCCCTTTGGTCGCAAACAAAGTGGTATCTGATTTCCAGCTTAAAAGCGCTAAAGCTACCCTTCAATCTGCACAGGCCAGCGTAGAGCAGGCAAGAGCAGGTGTAGCTACAGCAAATATCAACCTGGGTTATACTTTGATTAAAGCACCTGTAACAGGTTATGTAGGCCGGTTACCTAGAAAGCAAGGAAGTTTAGTCGGTACTACAGATGCAGTTCCGCTTACTCAGCTTTCAGATGCACACGAAGTTCATGTTTACTTCTCTTTAGGAGAGGATGACTTTATCAATTTCAATGCAACTTATCCTGGTAAAACAATTGCCGACAGACTTAAAAAACTACCAGGTGTTGCTTTAGTTTTAGCAGACCGTACAGTTTATGCACAAGAAGGTAAAATAGACATGGTTGATGGCCAGTTTGATAAACAAACAGGTTCCATTGCTTTAAGAGCTACTTTTCCAAATACACAGGGACTGTTAAGATCTGGTAATACTGGTAAATTAAGACTGAGCATTAATCACCCGGATGCGATTCTTGTTCCACAATCATCTACCATAGAAGTTCAGGACAAAATGTTCGTGTATACGGTTGATGCTGGAAAT from Pedobacter sp. WC2423 carries:
- a CDS encoding efflux RND transporter periplasmic adaptor subunit encodes the protein MKISILLLAVLFIGCSSDKVQVAAPVIQSLPVIALHNSSETTFTEYPASIQGAVDLEIRPQVSGSLDKIYVNEGALVQKGQPLFKINELPFKEAVNNAKALLHAAQAAVTNAQLEVDKLTPLVANKVVSDFQLKSAKATLQSAQASVEQARAGVATANINLGYTLIKAPVTGYVGRLPRKQGSLVGTTDAVPLTQLSDAHEVHVYFSLGEDDFINFNATYPGKTIADRLKKLPGVALVLADRTVYAQEGKIDMVDGQFDKQTGSIALRATFPNTQGLLRSGNTGKLRLSINHPDAILVPQSSTIEVQDKMFVYTVDAGNKVSKTPITILGTTGINYLVKEGVKAGDKIVFDGIDKLKEGEVIKPEKLKEEPIKTALR